The Streptococcus pluranimalium genome contains a region encoding:
- a CDS encoding DUF2129 domain-containing protein: protein MEIKERIGLAVYLYYNRDARKLSKLGDMVYHSRRFKYLIIYIDKEQEAAVLESLKSMKFVKKVKLSALDAIDMNFVGNLGNHETE, encoded by the coding sequence ATGGAAATCAAAGAAAGAATTGGTCTTGCGGTTTATCTCTATTACAACCGTGATGCTAGAAAGTTAAGTAAGTTGGGTGATATGGTGTACCATTCCCGCCGCTTTAAATACCTCATCATCTATATCGATAAAGAACAAGAAGCGGCTGTTCTAGAAAGTTTGAAGTCAATGAAATTTGTTAAAAAAGTCAAACTCTCAGCACTTGATGCTATTGATATGAATTTTGTAGGTAATTTAGGAAACCATGAAACAGAATAA
- a CDS encoding ABC transporter substrate-binding protein, which yields MKKKLTFAAVAFMSTAVLSACGAAPGSSSSNAEGTKVGDTLKVGLNFESTGDVSAYGNAGKNGAQLAIDEINKDGGVDGKKIKAFVKDNKSDNSEAATVTTNLTTESEVNAIVGPMVSSAVASASPNAEKAAVPLVAPAATQDDLTVDKDGKTRPYMFRTTFIDSYQGEAISKFATDELKAEKVVLYYDNSSDYAKGIAKEFKKQFKGEIVNESTFQAKDTDFQSALTKFKYADFDAVVMPGYYQEVGTIIKQAREMGIDAPIVGPDGFADDKLVELAGAKNASDVYYISGYSAKSSDKAADFAKAYKEKYGEEPSMFAALGYDSVYMVADAAEGAKNSAELAKNLAKTKDFEGVTGTMTIDKKHNPVKSVSVVGLTDGKEGSATVVEADK from the coding sequence ATGAAGAAAAAATTAACATTTGCAGCTGTTGCATTTATGAGTACAGCAGTTCTTTCAGCTTGTGGTGCTGCACCAGGTAGTTCAAGTTCAAACGCAGAAGGAACAAAGGTTGGTGACACACTTAAAGTTGGATTGAACTTTGAGTCAACAGGTGATGTTTCTGCTTATGGTAATGCAGGTAAAAACGGTGCTCAACTTGCCATCGATGAGATCAATAAAGATGGTGGTGTTGATGGTAAAAAAATCAAAGCTTTTGTTAAAGATAACAAATCTGATAACTCAGAGGCTGCGACGGTTACAACTAACTTGACAACTGAAAGTGAAGTTAATGCGATTGTTGGTCCAATGGTATCATCAGCGGTTGCTTCAGCTAGTCCAAACGCAGAAAAAGCGGCTGTGCCATTGGTAGCGCCAGCTGCGACTCAGGATGACTTGACAGTTGATAAAGACGGTAAAACACGTCCATACATGTTCCGTACAACTTTCATTGACAGTTATCAAGGTGAAGCTATTTCTAAATTCGCTACTGATGAGTTGAAAGCTGAAAAAGTTGTTCTTTACTACGATAACTCAAGTGACTACGCTAAAGGAATTGCTAAAGAATTCAAAAAACAATTCAAGGGTGAGATTGTTAACGAATCAACATTCCAAGCTAAAGATACTGACTTCCAGTCTGCTTTAACAAAATTCAAATATGCTGACTTTGATGCTGTTGTCATGCCTGGTTACTATCAAGAAGTTGGTACCATCATCAAACAAGCTCGTGAAATGGGAATCGATGCTCCAATCGTTGGTCCAGATGGATTTGCGGATGACAAACTCGTCGAATTGGCAGGTGCCAAGAATGCTTCAGATGTCTACTATATCTCAGGATACTCGGCTAAATCATCTGATAAAGCGGCAGACTTTGCTAAAGCTTACAAAGAAAAATATGGTGAAGAACCATCAATGTTTGCAGCACTTGGTTATGACTCTGTTTACATGGTAGCAGATGCAGCAGAGGGTGCTAAAAACTCAGCTGAACTCGCTAAAAATCTTGCTAAAACAAAAGATTTTGAAGGTGTGACAGGTACAATGACTATCGATAAGAAACACAATCCGGTTAAATCCGTATCAGTTGTTGGTCTTACAGATGGTAAAGAAGGCTCAGCTACGGTTGTTGAAGCTGACAAATAA
- a CDS encoding branched-chain amino acid ABC transporter permease, which yields MLQQLVNGLILGSVYALLALGYTMVYGIIKLINFAHGDVYMMGAFVGYYLISTFHMNFFVALILTMIITAAIGVIIEFLAYRPLRNSTRIAALITAIGVSFFLEYGMVYLVGAEARAFPQAMQTVKYDLGPISVTNIQLIILAVSILLMLALNFIVKKTKMGKAMRAVSVDSDAAQLMGINVNSTISFTFALGSAMAGAAGVLIGLYYNTMNPLMGMAPGIKAFVAAVLGGIGIIPGAAVGGFIIGMLETLSTAIGLSSYKDAVVYAILIVILLVRPAGILGKNIKEKV from the coding sequence ATGTTACAACAACTTGTCAATGGTCTCATTTTGGGAAGTGTTTATGCACTATTGGCTCTAGGTTATACCATGGTTTATGGTATTATCAAGTTGATTAACTTTGCGCACGGTGATGTTTATATGATGGGGGCCTTTGTTGGTTATTATCTGATTTCAACCTTCCATATGAATTTCTTTGTGGCGCTTATTTTAACAATGATTATCACAGCTGCGATTGGGGTTATTATTGAATTCTTAGCTTATCGACCACTACGGAATTCAACTCGTATAGCAGCCTTAATCACAGCTATAGGTGTCTCATTCTTTTTGGAATATGGTATGGTTTACTTAGTAGGTGCGGAAGCCCGCGCTTTTCCGCAAGCCATGCAGACAGTAAAGTATGATTTGGGTCCTATCAGTGTGACGAACATCCAATTGATTATTTTGGCAGTTTCTATTCTTTTGATGCTTGCCCTTAACTTCATCGTTAAGAAAACAAAAATGGGGAAAGCCATGCGTGCTGTGTCTGTAGATAGTGATGCTGCTCAGTTGATGGGGATCAATGTCAATTCAACCATTAGTTTCACATTTGCTCTTGGTTCAGCCATGGCAGGTGCTGCTGGTGTCTTGATTGGTCTTTACTATAATACAATGAATCCTCTGATGGGGATGGCACCTGGTATCAAAGCCTTTGTTGCAGCAGTTTTAGGAGGTATCGGTATTATTCCTGGTGCTGCTGTAGGTGGATTTATTATTGGGATGTTGGAAACATTATCGACAGCAATTGGTTTATCAAGCTATAAGGATGCTGTTGTTTATGCGATCTTAATCGTTATCCTCTTGGTTCGTCCAGCGGGTATTCTTGGTAAAAATATTAAGGAGAAGGTATAA